Proteins co-encoded in one Pseudophryne corroboree isolate aPseCor3 chromosome 1, aPseCor3.hap2, whole genome shotgun sequence genomic window:
- the LOC134906486 gene encoding uncharacterized protein LOC134906486, which yields MGSEKMMSSFRALGSVLDACEEGSMATWTDQEVRELLSIRGEEEIMRQITGTVKDAVIYKNISKMLEAMGIIRTQQQVLNKMKTLKKQFLKVHDNNRKKSGVGRIDWQYYDICANIFGNTAICSPVSLSSSSQYTATEGTPEETQTSSDVCPSSPLLIDDTPEDSDTSSQPSINTSRNDDSITATIEDVVEAQTSDSGTVQSTVTPTLQKNIYTVPPRRKKLNRAEQVAKAMSNVLVDQLREMDATMSAQEDARLDRFLEAERQMHDAFLSQVMTMQERMSREQYDRHRELHQMNMAFYERMTNTSRAPIQHHNSQYPPEQGFSSFTPGPYYAPNTAPSSAQSPEFTVLRNLP from the exons atgggctcagaaaagatgatgtcatctttcagagccctggggagcgtccttgatgcgtgtgaggaaggcagcatggcgacctggacagaccaggaggttagagagttgctgagcattaggggagaggaggaaataatgaggcagatcacaggcacagttaaagatgcagtcatttataaaaacatctccaagatgctggaagccatgggaatcatccgcacacagcagcaagtgttaaacaaaatgaaaactcttaaaaagcagtttctgaaggtgcatgacaacaacaggaaaaagagcggtgttggccgtatcgactggcagtactatgacatctgtgccaatatctttggaaacacagctatatgcagtccggtgagtctgtcttccagttcacagtacactgctacagaaggcactccagaagagacacagacaagcagtgacgtctgtccgtcatccccgttgttaattgacgacacacctgaggacagcgacacatcctcccagccgtccataaacacatctagaaacgacgacagcataactgcaaccattgaagacgtcgtggaagctcagaccagtgacagtgggactgtacaaagtaccgtcaccccaactttacagaaaaaca tttacaccgtaccgcctagaaggaagaaattgaacagagcggagcaagtggctaaagccatgtcaaatgtccttgtcgaccaactccgagagatggacgctacaatgtccgcacaggaggatgcaaggctcgacaggtttctagaggcagaacgccaaatgcatgatgcattcctttcccaagtcatgacaatgcaggaacgcatgagtagagagcagtatgaccgccacagggaattgcaccaaatgaacatggcgttctatgagcgtatgaccaatacctcaagagcaccaatccaacaccacaactcacaatacccccctgagcagggtttttcatcatttactcctggtccatactatgccccaaatactgcaccatctagtgcgcaaagcccagagtttactgtattgcgcaatttgccgtga